The following proteins come from a genomic window of Dehalococcoidia bacterium:
- a CDS encoding integrase: protein MKAYLEIADVTKLTEAAGNTRDKLLIRLLFHLGCRVSEALSIEIKDIDFTSGTVTIRHLKCRSRLFCPSCKTRLGRAHQYCPKCGKMVTEAEKVKQEEKRYRVVPLDGETLNLFKKYVKKGGLVIKNDKELLFGINRGRAWQIVKECAERAGFPQLLNPTTGKMHHVSPHKLRDAFAVNAVKHDDSGDGLRMLQEHLGHQSFNTTARYRKVAGEELKRWYDGLWEEHDTGAHKA, encoded by the coding sequence ATGAAAGCCTACCTTGAAATAGCAGACGTGACGAAGCTTACAGAAGCAGCGGGCAACACCAGGGATAAACTCCTTATCCGCCTCTTATTCCATCTGGGTTGCCGGGTAAGCGAAGCCTTATCCATTGAGATAAAGGATATCGACTTTACATCAGGCACGGTGACCATCAGGCACTTAAAGTGCCGAAGCCGCCTCTTCTGTCCTTCTTGTAAGACCAGATTGGGGAGAGCGCATCAATACTGCCCTAAGTGTGGAAAGATGGTTACAGAGGCGGAGAAGGTAAAGCAGGAAGAAAAGCGGTACCGGGTGGTTCCTCTTGATGGTGAGACACTCAATCTTTTTAAAAAGTATGTAAAAAAGGGCGGTTTGGTAATTAAGAACGATAAGGAACTCCTTTTTGGTATTAACCGAGGCCGGGCCTGGCAGATCGTTAAAGAATGCGCCGAAAGAGCGGGTTTTCCTCAGCTCTTAAATCCCACCACCGGGAAGATGCACCATGTCAGCCCTCACAAATTGAGAGATGCCTTTGCCGTAAATGCCGTAAAGCACGACGACTCGGGAGATGGGCTCAGGATGCTCCAAGAGCATTTAGGTCACCAGAGCTTCAACACTACCGCCCGCTACCGCAAGGTCGCAGGGGAAGAACTCAAACGCTGGTACGACGGGTTATGGGAGGAACATGACACGGGAGCTCATAAGGCCTAG